The window taccctaatttttAACTAGACTTCATTAGCCCGCTGGCTTATCTAGTCATGTGCGTCGAGCCCGCCTCTTTTAGATTGGGTTTGATGTATATATGTAAAGAATTGGTCCAGCCCGCACATAAAACATATTGAATTTGAGATTTGTCTCAAAAATCCGagttttttatataatatataatatatattttaattttaattttgttgcattttttatggtttatatttataatttaattttaattatttttttaatataaatatattttagttGGGCGGATAGAATTTGGAAATCCGCTTTCTTATCTTGGTCGAACCTAATGAGAACCTAGTGATAATACGATGCTGACCGAATTGGATTTACGGCAAGATATACTTTAGTATAAAATTAGATTACATCTCACCCAACCCATGAACATGTCTACTTTTAACTAATTCGTACCAGTTAATCCTCAATTCTAGAGTTAATGAATAATTGATATTCTAAATAATCTTAATTCTAaaactttttagttttgatGTCTTTTAAATCAGTTAGTCCTCAATTCTAGAGTTAATGAAATTagtattttaaacaattttaatttttacattttttttgtttttgatatcatttaATGTATAGttatgagaaaaaaatattttttagaaaGTAAAAGCTCTGAAAATTACGAatttgaaaaatggaaaaaatgatttcatagaaaatataattctaaatgactttaattcttaacataTACTTAAAAGTCAAACGAGGTCATTAATCTACTAAAATTATTTTAAGTTAGATATttgattgagtttttttttttttttttttatgtttttttataagaaCATGGTTCAATTCCACAATTTACCTACCATTTATTTTCTTTGACAAAGTGAgtattactttatatatttttatcattgAATAATAAAGTATAAAATTTATCCGTGAAAAACAAAGTGAGACTTATTTTGTGAAAAACAAATACCTTGATTTGTAAGTTAATAACACAATTTCTTATTCTGAAATATTAAAAATCTAATCAAGCAATTAGTTACCTAATTAGGTTTTAAGCTTTTTAAGTTCGCTTATTTTCATTAATGGAGtgcaaaattcaaaattaagtgGCCATAAATGTAATTTACCTTTAAATTAACTTGAATAACATAGAGGTTAGAGGTTGATGTGTTTTCTTTCCAGAGTCAAGATCAATTTGTCGATACATATGCGACAAGTATGCAGATAAAGGAAACAAAGCCTTATACGGAACTAACCCATTATCCAAAGCATCAATTGATCAATGGATAGAAGCCGAAGGCCAGAGCTTCAACCCACCCAGCGGCGCTCTCGTTTTTCAACTAGCATTTGCACCGAGAATGAAGATCCCGCAAAATGAAGGTCTGATAAAGCAGAACGAAGCTAAGCTCCGAAAAGTGCTCGACATTTACGAGAAAAGGCTCGGCGAGAGTCGGTTCTTGGCCGGAGAAGATTTCTCTTTGGCAGATCTATCGCACTTGCCTAATACGCAGTATCTAGTTGCTGCAACGGATAGGGGAGGGCTCATCACTTCTAGGAAGAATGTTGGGAGATGGTGGAATGAGATTTCTAGCAGAGATTCATGGAAGAAAGTTGTTGAGATGCAGAAAAGTGGttctaattaattcaatttctGGAATTTTCTCATTATGTTTTTATCTTCAAACTTATAATAAAATTCTATAGTTAATAATGTGGTtgaattttaattgtttttgtaatttcaaaGAGTTGTTTTGTAATTTCAAAAGagttgttttgtaattttcgcATATATTTAGAGCTAAGGTATCAAAAATAGGTTTATGGTTTTTCGATAAGTGATACTTATCATGTCCGTgtataaaatagcactaatattggcttaacgtttaaaaatatGTACCAATTTAGGTTTTAATAACAGAATATGatacgtcattcatattactctattaaattctgatttctctctccatgtTCAATTGACAtaacttaacagagtaatataaAAGATGTATCACGTTCCGTTATTAAtatctaaattgatacatttttttaaacgttaaacctatattaatGCTATTTAATACGTAGATCCTAATTGGTACCTTATCCATGTATTTATGAATGTAAACAGTAGCCATTACATAACcgttttttaatttatatagattTTTCACAATATAAAATCTAGCTActgataattttaataaaagaatgatagcattcatatattaatttatatattttgcgCTCAAGTTTTAGCTAGCACAATTGTACAAGGCACTTTTTAGACATCAGATTTATTTGTTTCAGCTGTTACTCGAGTCGAGTTTTGATCTGTTCAGGCTTGGCTCATTAGAAAATTCACGAGTTTGAGTTCGAACTTAACATTCATATTCATTCATGAACTGTTCGTGAGATCATTCACGAGCTTTGCTCACAAACAACTCGTTAATTCAGTTTATGAACTTCGGTCGCGAgcaactaattaattatattgatttgcaaattttttaacacaaaactataaaGTTTTGAAATCTATAAAACTAAATTTCACACAAAAGTACGTTGTTTTACATTTCCCTcattatagaaatattattattaaaaaaaatcgcaCCAAGATTGCTCATGAACAATGTAATCGAGTTTGCTTATtagcttgttcatgaacctataatcgaGTCTGCTCTCGAGTCGAGCTTCCCCGTGCTCAAGCTCAACTAGTTTATAAATCGAACCGAACACGatcgagcttttatcgaacTGCTTATGAGCGACTCCACTAATTTACAGCATAATTAGTTGctagtttttatttttcttagttGTTAGTTGTTGTAgttagttgtttgttgtttCTTATTAGCTGACTAATTATTaatgtttggtaaaatattGTGACATGTTGCTGCTATTGTTACTgtgtaaaatgtctaatatgaacatattttaaattaatcaatatataaattataaaaagaaaaaaggaaatttACAAATATAACTCGTTGAATTTTTCaatgggaaaattataaaattgggtcaaatgggagactcatttacatatttaactcatttactcaacctactacatatctagactgattttgtgtgacttttccaaaatacccttaaccTTTCATCTCCCCCCTACGTGAACGGCTTCTCTTCCCCCTACGCGAACGGTTTCTCTTTCCCAGATGAGTCTCAGACCTTTGATCTCCCCCTCTTCCTTTATATTTcgtgaaatctgcaccatttctctacatcaccatgtctttcttgttggtcccttataacattacaagtatagttccaagggagggttaggaactatttaaaatttttctttagggcagacttctttttcttcaggaaaaaggttttaacagcggcgctgagtgaatagcaagacactggcttagtcaactggtgactaggtcagtttctttacttgagtcaggagatagcacttagggtctattcctgagctcagatattcaatgcgcacaactcagcttgacctctttacttggtcagttttgtttaagcaagcaatatatttattaaggagtttaacgttagaaagatattactcagcagatttatccaggttcggcctccaagcctacgtcctgtccccggaacacgttccgagatttcgaattctctactgagctctttaacggtagagcatcaaatcttttacaacttagaagctgagtataacaagagtaccttcctctatacctctactcactcctaatctctcgctgagtactataaccgagtactcagcctctcctttctaatttctagaaatgataagtgtttgtcctaaacaacaattgttaagacaccttagatgattgaataatcactctagacttttacacgaaagatatgaaatttggtgtaagattgctttgctttttcttgcagaactttgagtagaattttggtcagcgtaatggcttgttcAAGTTCtgtatcgaatgaagcaactgaagggctctatttatagagacgtctgagacatcggttatttcgaattttgaaataaccgttggagggaaacggcttcctgtcgttgtcattcagccttgctcagagctctcggccaatcagatttgagtatcttctgtcctcggtcagtgttgagcagcttttagtcagctcggcagattgtctctccatttatggtaaggtcaactagacagcgttctgtgtcttctgaactttacccaaagtggaaacactttgtctggaagttgttcttgctcagctgctgtcttgtactctttgtcgattcaactcagcagcttcgtcccgaagttgttcaacgaggtcttctagatccttcttccgttgagctgcgttttgtacataacgacagcgttttgacatacgcgggccgagttgcattgaactgtttgacttgggctttgacttccgtattgggctttgggccttttaatctttatgtcttataaacaatttaactcaacattgaacaaacacattagtagaataaatcaaagcatttaaacttagtgtgtttagaatatttttaattacacttaaacaattttgtcaaatcaaaattatgtggaaaggtgtttcaacaaactcccccattttgatgttggcaaaactattcagcgaggaactcagtgttgagctcccccatgatagttgacctattattgcttagcaaactcccccgtcagggttgagctactgaggtcagttttcagatataggtcagctcatggaacatattctattttactcagtattaagcggaaggtttatcattcagagagcgctgagtaatcattttgttcaatggtttttatgagacagtgtttcgTAAGCATACAagataatgtcaaacatttgatcagcatgggatacaatcaacaagtatttagacaataaacatagttgatgtaattgaagatacataataacataatactcagcatcatatgaaataactcaagttaggataaaagatgcaagtattgtatttaagtgaagtagtcagcatacatagcaaaAGATGAGCATAAAAGAACATATAGACTAGAGACTAAGTTAAACAAGCTGAGCTAgcctatttctacttctttttattttgcttagactgactgcttctaggagcctcgtgctgagttctagcttgttctttctcccccgttttgtcagcatcgggaggagcaggaattctaaaagagtcggttaagacagcgaCGGTTAGCACAGcagacagctccttaagtttgtcggcactttcgttaatgccgtcaaagacaataacgccttcattcaagTGCTCTTTTGGAATGCCGatttcagcagcgctgagtaaGCTCAGTATGTaagcttgagacttacctacccaagtaattgaCTCTGTCAGGGCAGCAAAgacttgatgaaaggtcttcAGCAGAGCTGAGTCATAGTATTGGCGCTGGATATTACTATGTCACACATGTGTGAAGGTcctttgggtagtgaccagaatctcattctgcttcatctggtcagtgtccatctcttgtttatttAAGTTAAGCAGACGAACTACTTCGcttatttgctccaccgagcattgagagtaagaggccagctgattgttggtcttgatttgctcagtgtgaagctgggcaaaaagcatcttaacttcatcagaagtggcataatgagtattcgcagctgacaaggtctggacttggccttgaagagtgttaagatgttgaacagTTGTTAGTTGGAGCTCAGCTAGCTTAGtgattgagtcctgcttgggctgatgtgattgaattgagatcatatcacttagcagatccttcagtcctttaacctcatttaagagttgagtgacctgggacagctgagttgatgcattgttacttgacccagcagtaggttgagcagattgatgaatgtcctgaattaatgactgcaccgagttgatgagttttctacTAGACTCGGTGGCATGGAGATAGTTGAGAGATTCATCATCATGTTGCCTAGTTTCTTCAGTATGACCAGTTTGTAGAGGAGTCAGTGTTATGATAAGGTCAGTGACTagaagtgtgttttcaatctgcacttgatgTTCTGGaagagttgattgatcggcagtagtGATTGTTGGTGAAGTAGTAATTCTAATGCTGTCAGTGCTGACTGGGGCAGGAATGgtctgagtcagcacagtgcttggagcaacagctttgacgagaacttgctcgatttggcttgttgagttagcagaagcattcaagtcggcttgttcctttggtgaagaaacggaggcttgcttttctagagaagcttgttgagaagaaggtGTTTGCTTATAGAAAAACTTAAGCTTAAGAGAAGAAGGATCTGTAGTCGGCTTTtgaacaggaaggtcaatgacagatttctgacttgccttaaccagtcttcttctgcgaggaggagtgtcagcttggatagactctcctgagtgagaaggagaagtctcttcttaatcagcattaagctgattAGCTTGTTCTTGTGCTTTATCTGCACCCAACTCAGTATTAATTGggtcagcagcttcttcttcactagctgtctcctcagcgtcatcctgaccgctttcttcttcttcttcttcttcatcatcctgacctgagttatctaattcttcttccacctgagtgatgaagtgatcatccagttccacatcatcttcttgatgctcagcttcagttccttgacactgagtgtagtgagaatcaccaggaacgatgatgtcagtggggatagcatcaattgtggtcagctctgaagattttttcttcttcagaggttgctcattACCCAGTCTTTCctctgtatcaggctcatcttgcctgcttctcttctcacctgacttaggtctctcctgacctttttgagcagctgacttaggcttcttggcctgaggctcagccttctttgaaggagtcccaacagctttcctctttcgggcagctggagcctttgtccttttcccTTTCTTTGGGACATTTATCTCCTCATCAGCTTTATCAGTatttttgcctttcttaattggctggtcatacttcaaggcacgcagcgaagccgctgtgatctcagagccttgggcctcagtttcctcgaagagatcaatttgatgatctttgagaattctggttatgagtgagcccagccttaaagttccagtgctcctctaGAAGCCGGCtattaagaaaactggcatgttgatgggcttgtaggtcagcatatgccatatgaagcattgctcgaaatttgtcgctgagctggtacagttgatcttggggtagatgtaattggtcagcagatagtgtgccatcttttggtgctggcctattgatgaacttgagatttctccagaatggccagcgggcttgcagaaggtggcatcgtacccagttccttcatgatccccggaccgcctcagttttgttccctcattctttaacttcagcaagttagcaagataggtagggtttataaaaatggtcttttcctttaccacagttaccagatagtcctggttatcattagcaactcggagattgtggtaaaactcccttactaggtcaagGTAAGTAGGAtgtctaatggagaacagctcggtccagccattcttcgatatccattcacagaatggttgttcggttgttacgaaggcctcagagaaccatcgtgagaagtctatttTCCACTCTCTAACGTCCGCGAAAACTTTGGTGTAGGTTCtgaccttggtcggctttcccttagatgaggtggcttggccagctttgcctttgctcggcgtagtgacctttgtaGCTTCAGGCGAAGTAGTTTGACTGGAAGGTTcgtcggaactggtcttagggtgaccggcaccggagatgttaacggaaaccttagtcatagtttcagaaaaagattgggaagctttgagagtttttagagagagaatgctttgctaGAGagttcggtaagtgtaaagagataacagtggggatttgcccattatttatagcggtgaaaagtggatcttatcgaatccatgtgtcagttttgccttgggattgtgaaccgataataatcctggcttttatgacacattcggcgcatacgtcatcctaggtggctattcgcgtgctctagcattaaacgcaacggatcttatactcagcgtttagaatactaagcattttatattctgagtggtcagttttatatatacggatgatttctcagtttgagataactactcggtgtcaatgtttgctcagtatgtgatatttattcatttagcattaaacactcagcatacatttattcactcagcaaacaatggatcattcagcatgttaattcactcagcatgattctatattaagagctggaatttactgaagaggattaaacataccaatggcttctctcaatATGCTGAACTATTCACGAGCCAGtcgctttgtgaagatatccgcaagctgctcatccattgggacctaggtcagctttatctcacccttgagtacatggtctctaatgaagtgatgtcttatgctgacatgcttcatcctgctgtgttgaattgggttcttggacagatcaattgcacttttgttgtcacatttgacctcaattgtctttgtttgaacaccatagtcttcaagctgttgcttaatccataggacttgagcaacacagtgtctagtagcaatgtactcagcttcagtggtagacaaggctactgacgcctgcttcttgctgaaccaggatacaagacagcttcctaagaaatgacatcctccagaggtgcttttccgttctagcttgtcttgtccatagtcagcatcagtgtatccaacgagtgtaaaaccatgagtgttgggataccataaacttgcgttcactgagctttgcaaatatctaaggattctttttacagctatgtaatgagattccttagggttagattgatatctagcacagtagcatactgagaactgaatgtccggtctacttgctgttaagtaaagtagagagcctatcatacctcgatacaatttgatgtctaccgacttaccattctcgtcagcacagaggacagtgtcagtgcccataggagtggatattggcttgcaattttcaagatcatatttcttcaatatctccttggcatatttagcttgactgatgaagatgccattttttccttgtttgatttgaagtctaagaaagaagttgagttctcccatcattgacatttcaaactcagtttgcatttgcttgctaaattccttgcacattgactcattagtagcaccgaaaataatatcatcaacatatatttgagccagcagggtatctttaccctttctcttaatgaataaggttgtatcagctttgcccctgacatagtttctagtcagcaggaaactggtcagcttctcataccaagcacgtggtgcttgcttgaggtcgtacaaagcctttttgagtttataaacgtggtttgggaatttaggatcctcaaaccctggaggttgattaacataaacttcctcgtttataactccattaaggaatgcactcttaacatccatttgaaacagtttaaagttcatatagcttgcatacgcgcataaaattctaatagcctctagccttgccactggggcaaaggtctcaccgtagtcaataccttcttgctgactgtagccctaggctacaagccttgctttgttcctgactacgtttccttgctcatccagcttgttgcggaagacccatcttgttccaatggtcttctgactccttagatgtggcactagctcccatacatcgtttcttctgaattggtcaagttcctcttgcattgcgctcatccagaattcatcttcctcagcatcagcgaagttcttaggttcctgaactgagacgaaggctacgttgctgaggtatctcctgagttggtttcttgtcatcagggtattctcagcggcatcaagaatagcactctttgagtgtcctcttggtattcttatctcctttggtagatttatgtcttgtgctgtctgtgtttcaacaatctctgcaggagtagactgttcagtgaaaacaatcttaggttcacttttacctttggtcagcccttgagggaatgactcggcagctgtatcttgatcagcggatgctgagtgtggatcatccttgatcagcggctggtatctacctgcagggttagtttcatcgaactcaacatgtactgactcttctaaaacttgagttcgtttattgaaaactctgtatgctttgctgtttgttgagtagcctaaaaatatagcttcatcagcttttgagtcaaacttagctaggctatctttggtgtttaaaataaaacatttacagccaaaggcacgaaagtgtccaatgttgggctttcgtcctttccaaagtttgtaaggggttttctttagtataggtctaacaagagccctattaagaatatagcacgatgtgttaacagcttctccccaaaagtactttggaagcatatgctcactcagcattgtcctggctatttcaaccaaggttctgttcttcctttcaacaaccccattttgttgaggcgtcctaggagcagagaaattatggtcaatgccgctggcttcacagaattcaacaaactgttggtttttgaattctccaccattatcacttcggatgcgagccaattttaggtctttatcattttcaagttttctaaccaaatttgaaaatgtctcaaaggtctcatccttgctactcagcaagatgacccaagtgtatcgagagaagtcatctacaatgaccaagaaaaatcttcttccacccagactcagtggctggactggaccgaagagatccaagtgtagtaattctaacagacgcttagttgagacaatatttttactatgaaaagattgtttggtttgttttccagcttggcaagagtggcatagttgatctttttcaaatttaagttctggcagtccctcaaccaattgctttcttgctaatttggccaggaggtccatgcttacatgaccaagtctcctgtgccatagccaggaattttcttcctttgaaactaagcatacagtttttgaaaactttttctccaagttcagcatgaagacattatcaatgcgaggggcagttaaaattaactcattagttttaccctcgtatattttacatccagtgtcatcaaatataacttttctcccattatcacatagctgagctacgctgagtaagttatatttgagtccgctgactagggagactggctcaatagtaggattacctccaacggttcctgaccctactatcttaccctttttgttgtctccaaaacttacgcttcctcctcgtttacgctcaaatgtgatgaactgagtttcatcaccagtcatatgcctcgagcatgcgctgtcaatataccacatctttgacttctcagcacatctcaggcttacctcatttgattgctcctcatcgtcagatgtaatggaggggtcagcatgctcagagacgcacggctcagcaagttcgtcagccataaaatagatctttgctgactcagtggcatcagcttctgatgatgaagactcatcactgtcgctccatgttgccaccattccctttttgccgttcttcctttctttcctcagcgtggggtaGCTTggcttgatatggccagtttgatgacattcaaagcatgtaatgggctttgagttgtccttcttgtatttgctatcgctggactcagctttatacttatcaaactttctgtagggcttcttagaatatttgtcattctttctgaacagccttttcatctttcttgtgaacatagccatctcttcatcatctgttgagctcccattagtggagtcagctttcatgaaaagagatttttgcttcttgtcttcagaattttccttcacctcgaagtttttcattgatatctcatgggtcagcagcgagccgatgagctcatcatatttgtaggtggttaagtcctgagcttcctcaacagcggtcttctttgttTGCCAGTCTTTGGGAAGGCTCctgagaatcttcttgacttgttcttccttagtgaagatcttcccaagtctcttgagctcattgatgatgtttgtaaaccttgcattcatgtcagatattccctcatcatcgttcatttggaacagctcgtacagtctcatctgctggttcaccttggactcctttactttattggttccttcgtaggtgacctcctgCTTCTttcagatctcttgcgccgactcacaacctgaaattttattatattctgcagcatcgagcgcacagtgaagcatgtttatagccgaagcgtgattttgtagcttcttgagatcatcctctgtccatttggcctcagctttaacaactgtttggccagccacaacttcgacaggtacaaatgggccttggactatggacagccaggcactcatatttgtagcctgaatgaaatttttcatcctattcttccagaaggtatagttagacccgaagaataggggaggcggagtaatggacagcccctcaggtaagatatgagttgtttggtttcctgggagaaaccgagtgctatttttgcccatagtggggatcagctcaaggtggttaaaccttttacagtgagctttcaggctctgataccacttgttggtcccttataacgttacaagtatagttccaagggggggttaggaactatttaaaatttttctttagggcagacttctttttcttcaggaaaaaggttttaacagcggcactgagtgaatagcaagacactagcttagtcaactggtgactaggtcagtttctttacttgagtcaagagatagcacttagggtctattcctgagctcagatattcaatgcgcacaactcagcttgacctctttacttggtcagttttgtttaagcaagcaatatatatattaaggagtttaaggttagaaagatattactcagcagatttatccaggttcggcctccaagcctacgtcctgtccccggaacacgttctgagatttcgaattctctactgagctctttaacagtagagcatcaaaccttttacaacttagaagctgagtataacaagagtaccttcctctatacctctactcactcctaatctctcgctgagtactataaccgagtactcagccttat of the Euphorbia lathyris chromosome 7, ddEupLath1.1, whole genome shotgun sequence genome contains:
- the LOC136234948 gene encoding glutathione S-transferase F11-like; protein product: MATPVKVYGPTMSTAVARVLACLVEKDVNFQLISIDMSKGEHKMPDFLKLQPFGQVPAFQDDNISLFESRSICRYICDKYADKGNKALYGTNPLSKASIDQWIEAEGQSFNPPSGALVFQLAFAPRMKIPQNEGLIKQNEAKLRKVLDIYEKRLGESRFLAGEDFSLADLSHLPNTQYLVAATDRGGLITSRKNVGRWWNEISSRDSWKKVVEMQKSGSN